DNA from Roseimicrobium sp. ORNL1:
CCTGAGCCTGACCTTGGCCTTGCCCCTGGCCCTCGCCCTCGGCGGCGTCCGCGTTCTTCCCGGCACCAGCACCAGGGAGACGCATGGAGCCATCGTGGTAGACCTTCCCGCAGGCGTAGGTGTAGTAGCCGTGCTTCATGAGCTCCTGCGGGAGGGTGACGTGCTTCTTCAGCGCGTCGACGGCACGGATGCCGGGGGCCAACCCGTAGATACCGGTCGTGCTGGGGCGCAGGCCGGTCATGAGGGAGGCGCGGGAGGGGTTGCAAAGGGGGGCCTGGCAGTGGGCGTTCGTGAAGAGGGTGCCGCGGGCCGCGAGGGCATCGAGATGCGGCGTCTGCACCTGCGGGTGCCCACCGAGGCAGCCGAGCCAGTCATTCTGATCGTCGATGGCGATCATGAGGATGTTTGGCCGGGTGGAATTCTGAGAGGGGAGACCCGGAGACTGGGGAGACGGGGAGGAAGACTGGCTACCTCGGGAGGGGATAAGCTGGGAGCGGGAGGGGGTGGATTGGGCGGGGAGGAGGGAGGAGACGACTGCCGCGCAAAGGAAAACCGCGAAGAGGCGGAGGGGAGAAAGGGGGGAGGCAGACGTGGATGTGGACATGCGCGTGTGGGAACGTGGCGAGGAGCTGCCTTTTTAACCACTAATGGGCACTAATAGGAACGCGAATGTTTGAGGGTGTGGGGGGAGTTTGCAGTGGTTGAGCGGTGGTTTGGGGAGAGAAGACTGAGGATTGGCCGCAAAGAGACGCAAGAGGGGTGAACTGGCAGGGATGGCGAGATTGGTTTCTTGTGGGAGGGCGTGGGCAACCGCAAGCGGGGACAGGAATGTCCCCGGTCCTTGGGAAGGAGAATGCGGCGCGCTGAGGTGATGATGCCTCAAGCGACATGCGACGATGACGGCACCAGGCTAGCGCCGCCCCCTGCGATGGACTTGCGCCATGCTGGGTGATGCAGACACACTTCGTGCTGCATCACCAAATCAGCAGATCCCTTCTGCGATTTTTGCGTTCTTTTGCGGCTATTCCTTCAGCGCTCCCTTTCCTCGCTGATCCATCAATTCAACGACGGATCCGCGGGCATGCGGGCGAGGAGATTGTAGTAGGGCCCGAGGTCGGCGAGGATGGTGGTCCAGAGTTCACCGGGCTCGGGGAGGGTGAGCACGCTCTTGTCAGGCTTGCAGGCGATCCAGGAGTGCTGCTCGAGTTCATTCTCGAGCTGCCCTTCGGACCAGCCGGAGTAGCCGACGAAGCCGCGGACGATGCGTCCCTTTTTCAGCTCCTTGATGGCCTGCTCCGTGGAGAGATGCGTCTGCATCTGGAGGGCGCGCTTCTTGTTGTTCCAATCGAGCGCGGCAAAGGAAAGCTTGTTCGTCCCGACGGGGCCGCCGAGGAACACGGGCACATCGGCGAGCGGGCCGAGGTCGCGATCTTCGAGGAGGTCGGAGACCTGCTTGTCCAGCGGTCGGTTTAAGATGTAACCGAAGGCGCCGTCCTCGGAATTGTGCGCCGCAAGGAGGAGCACGGTGTGGAAGAAATTCGGATCGCGGAGCGACGGGGCGGCCAGCAGCAGGGAACCGCTGATGGTCTCAGGGGTATTTTCAGGCTGTTTCATGGCAAGGATGCAATCCTGATACGAACATAACTTGTGCCAAGATGCTGGGCAAGGTTTTGAAAAAGGGAGAAGGGAAAAAGACCTGGCCTGCAGTTGATGAGCGGCGGATTGCTATGGTGTGATATGAATCTTGGGGGTTCTAAGAATGAATCGCGGGTAACTGGATCATGCAGATTCCGATTTAGGTCCAGACGTTCAAACAAGTTGCAAAGTGGACACACGATTTGCGAATTTCGCGACGGGTGATGAACTTGGCACTTGAGGCAGGGGGGGTGTTCCGTAAAACTCGTGGTATGCAGGAACTCGAGACTCAATTGGTGGCAGGGAAGGATTTGACCCCCGCGCAGGTGCGGGAGGCGGCGGCGTTTCTGCTGGACCCGGCCCCGGAGGCGGCACAGAAGGCTGCACTGCTGAAAGCGCTGGCGAAGAAAGGCGAGACGCCGGGGGAGATTGCGGCATTCGTGGATGAGTTTCTGAAGCACGCGATTTCGCCGCCGATTGATCCGCTAGCGCTGCAGGGCCCGGTGCTGGATGTGGTGGGTACGGGCGGAGACAAGCTGAGCCTTTTCAACATCTCGACCACGGCGGTCTTCATTCTCGCGGCCGGTGGTGTGGTGGTGGTGAAGCACGGGAATCGCGGCATCACGAGCAAGAGCGGCGGCGCGGATGTGCTGGAGGCGCTCGGGGTGAAAATCGATCTGGAGCCGGAAGACCTGGCCCGCTGTGTGAAGGAGACGGGCGTGGGCTTCGTCTTCGCGCCGAAGTATCATCCTGCCTTCAAGGCGGTGGTGGAAGCGCGCAAGCTGGTGGCGGCGGAAGGCCTGCGCACCATCTTCAATCTGCTGGGGCCGCTGCTGAATCCGGTGCGCCCGCCGTATCAATTGGTTGGCGTGTTCGATGATGCGCTGGTGCCGGCGTTTGCGGACATCCTGCGCCAGCTTGGCCGCAAGGCGGCATGGGTGGTGCATGGCAAGACCGATGATGGCCGCGGGATGGATGAGCTGTCCACGCTGGGCATCAATCGCGTGGCGGCACTGAAGGATGGCGTGATCGAGCGCGCGGACTTTGATGCGTCGAAGCTGGGTTTCGCGAAGCCGCAGCTCGCCGATCTGGTGGGCGGCGAGGCGAACACGAACGCGGATATCCTGGAGGGCATCCTTGCGGGACGCATCAAGGGCGCGAAGCGCGACCTCGCGGTCCTGAATGCCGCAGCGGGCTTTGTGATCACGGGCATCTCACCCGACCTCGCCGCCGGCAAGGCGCTTGCGGAAGAGATTCTGAACCGCGGTGCCGCGCATGTGAAGCTCCGGACGCTGGCGGATTGGTGTTGAGGTGAGTTGCGATGGGGGCTTGTCCCCCATCCTCTCCTATCCTGCCAAGGCATTGAGCGAGCGCTGCAAGTTCTCCCTCGCAGCCTTTTCGTATCGCGTGTGGAATGCAGGTGTCATGTAGATGGCATCACGCTCCAGGAACATGCGCAGCACGGCGGCGCGGCCTTTGCGGAAGTCGGGCTCAGGCACCCAGTGGTATTCCGCGCGGATTTGCTTTTCGTATTCGTCGAAGCGCGGTGCATTCGCACCGAGGATGGCGAGGTCGATGTCCACGATCCAGGCGGCATCACCAATGGGTGGCGTGGGGCTGTGTTTGGTGGCGAGGATGAGGTGGGTGATGTGAGAGATGTGGTCGCGCGGGACACCGGCCCGGGCCAGGTGCCTTTCCGCCAGCGCGGCGGAGACCTCCTCGTTGTCATGCCGATGGGTGTCATACACCACATCATGGAACCAGAGGGCCATCTCCAAAGTGCCGTGTTCTGGTGGATTAATGACGCCCGCAATATAATCAAGCTGGGCAAGGCACTCGGCGATGTGGGTGAGATTGTGATACGCGCGGTGCGGCTCCGTGTAGGCGCCTCGCAAGACCTGCCACGTAGTATCACCCATGTCCGGCACAGCAAGGTCGCTGCACAGGCGTTGCCATCGGGAGCGCAGGGCATCTTCATCCACAGCGGGGGTCATCCCACACCATGCCGCAGGCGGGCGATTCTGCCACGTCCTTGACAGACCGGGGCGCAAGCGTGTGTTTCTTGTAGCTCCCCGCTGCTCCCGCCATGCTCCGCCCGCTTTCTTTTCTCCTCATCCTCGGACTCGTCGTCTCGTGCCATGCCAAGGACGACAAGAAGACCCTCCCGCCCTCGCCATGGGCCGAATGGGTGGAGCCGAACTTCCCCTTCTTCTCGTCCGTCCTGGATGCGCGTGAGCTGGGTGAAGGCTGGCCGAAGGACAATCTCACACCCCGCGGCCTGGTGCTGAACCTCGGGCACAATCTCTGGGCCTGCTATGACACGGACCTGCTGCGCATGGCGCTCATCTGGCAGGGTGAGGAAGGCCAGCCTCCCGTGACTCCGGTCGCGCTCTCCAC
Protein-coding regions in this window:
- the trpD gene encoding anthranilate phosphoribosyltransferase; the protein is MFRKTRGMQELETQLVAGKDLTPAQVREAAAFLLDPAPEAAQKAALLKALAKKGETPGEIAAFVDEFLKHAISPPIDPLALQGPVLDVVGTGGDKLSLFNISTTAVFILAAGGVVVVKHGNRGITSKSGGADVLEALGVKIDLEPEDLARCVKETGVGFVFAPKYHPAFKAVVEARKLVAAEGLRTIFNLLGPLLNPVRPPYQLVGVFDDALVPAFADILRQLGRKAAWVVHGKTDDGRGMDELSTLGINRVAALKDGVIERADFDASKLGFAKPQLADLVGGEANTNADILEGILAGRIKGAKRDLAVLNAAAGFVITGISPDLAAGKALAEEILNRGAAHVKLRTLADWC
- a CDS encoding YqgE/AlgH family protein — translated: MKQPENTPETISGSLLLAAPSLRDPNFFHTVLLLAAHNSEDGAFGYILNRPLDKQVSDLLEDRDLGPLADVPVFLGGPVGTNKLSFAALDWNNKKRALQMQTHLSTEQAIKELKKGRIVRGFVGYSGWSEGQLENELEQHSWIACKPDKSVLTLPEPGELWTTILADLGPYYNLLARMPADPSLN
- a CDS encoding N-methyl-D-aspartate receptor NMDAR2C subunit; the protein is MTPAVDEDALRSRWQRLCSDLAVPDMGDTTWQVLRGAYTEPHRAYHNLTHIAECLAQLDYIAGVINPPEHGTLEMALWFHDVVYDTHRHDNEEVSAALAERHLARAGVPRDHISHITHLILATKHSPTPPIGDAAWIVDIDLAILGANAPRFDEYEKQIRAEYHWVPEPDFRKGRAAVLRMFLERDAIYMTPAFHTRYEKAARENLQRSLNALAG